The following nucleotide sequence is from Synechococcus sp. CBW1004.
GGATCGCCGCCGGCAGCGCCGCCGGTGGCCTGGCCGGCCTGCTCACGGCCCAGCGGGTGCCGATGACCGCCATGCCGGAGGTGGTGGCCCTGTTCAACGGCTGCGGCGGCCTGGCCTCCCTGCTGGTGGCCCTGGGCGTCTCGCTCTACGACGCCGAGGGTGCCGACCTGGTCGGCCTGATCTCAATCGCCGTCTCGGTGTTCGTGGGCGCGATCACCTTCAGCGGCTCGATCGTGGCGATGGCGAAGCTGCAGGGCTGGCTCGACACCCCCGGCTGGACCCAGAGTCCGCTGCGACACGTCGTCAACATCGCCCTGGCGGTGACCTGCCTGATCGGTGCGCTGCTGCTGCCCGGCGACCCCGGCGGTCTGCCCCTGATCCTGCTGACGCTGGGCTCCGCCCTGCTGGGCATCGGCGTGACCCTGCCGATCGGTGGGGCGGACATGCCCGTGGTGATCTCGCTGCTCAACTCCTATTCCGGCGTGGCCGCCGCCGCCGCCGGCTTCGTGGTGGGCAGCCAGCTGCTGATCGTCGCCGGTGCCATGGTCGGCGCCGCCGGCCTGATCCTCACCCAGGTGATGTGCACGGCGATGAACCGTTCGCTGGTGTCGGTGCTGTTCGGAGGAGCTCTGGGCGGCACGCCGGCGGTGGGCGGTGGCGGCAGTGAAGCCGGCTACACGCGCATCACCAGCTGCAGCCCCGAGGAATGCGCCATGGCCCTGGAGACTGCCGAGCGGGTGGTGTTCGTGCCCGGCTACGGCCTGGCGGTGGCCCAGGCCCAGCACGCCCTGCGCGAGCTCTCCAAGCTGCTGGAGGCCAACGGCACCGAGGTGACCTACGCCATCCACCCCGTGGCGGGCCGCATGCCGGGCCACATGAACGTGCTGCTGGCCGAGGCCGATGTGCCCTACGAGCAGCTGGTGGAGATGGACCTGATCAATCCCGAGTTCCCGCGCACCGACGTGGTGATCGTGCTCGGCGCCAACGACGTGGTGAATCCCGACGCCAAGCGTGATCCCAACAGCCCCCTGTACGGCATGCCCGTGCTGGAGGTGGATCAGGCCCGCCAGGTGTTCGTGGTCAAGCGCAGCCTGGGGGCCGGCTACGCGGGCATCGCCAACGCCCTGTTCGAGCTGCCCCAGACCGCCATGGTGTTCGGCGACGCCAAGGCGGTGCTGAACGGCCTCCTCGGCGAGCTGCGTGAGATGGGCGTGGGCAAGGCGAAGCAGAAGGTGGCGGCCTGAGGCCGCTCCCTGGGCCCCAGGGGCCTGGCCGCACGGGGCGGCAGGGTGATGATCACAGTCCTCTCCCTGCGTCAGCCCTGGCCGACCCGATGCAGCAGTCGATCCTCGAGGAGCTCGGGATCTCCCCCTTCCGCCCCCGGGCCCCCTGGTTGGACGGCGACCTGCAGACGTTGCGGGACACCCTGCGCGCCGTCAGCGTCCCCGATCCGCAGCAGGGTCAGGCGCTGCAGGTGCCCTTGGAAGGCGGGGCCAGCCTGCTCGCCCTGCTGGATCGGCCGATCGAAGGACCACCCCACGCCCTGGTGCTGCTGAGCCACGGGCTGGGCGGGTCCAGCGAGAGCCAGGGCACGAGGCGCCTGGCGATGGCCTTGCGGCTCGAAGGCTTCGCCGTGCTGCGGCTCAACCTTCGCGGGGCCGGCGAGGGCCGTGCCCTGGCCCCGGGGAGCTACGCGGCCGAGTGCAACCGCGACCTGCTGCCGGTGCTGCAGATGGCCCGCCGGCTCGCCGCCGAGCTCGGGATGGCCGGCGCACCCTTGCCCCTGGCGGGGGCCGGCATCTCCCTGGGCGGAGCGATCCTGCTCAACGCCGAGGTGGCGGCGAGACGCCAGGGGGAGAGCGGACTGGATGCCCTCGCCTGCCTCAGCAGCCCTCTGGATCTTGAGGCCTGCTCACGGCAGTTCGAACGGCGGCGCAACCGTCTCTATCAGCGCTGGCTGGTGCGCAGGCTGCGCCAGCAGGTGCTGGAGGATCCGTACGGCATCGAGGCCGATCTGCGGAGGGCCCTGAGCTCCGCCGAACGCCCCCGCTCGATCCGCGCCTTCGATGCCCTGGTCACCGCCCCCCGCTGGGGTCATGCCTCGGTGGAGGCGTACTACACGGCCGCCAGCCCGCTGCGCTGGCTGACGAGCGATCTTCCCCTGCCGCCGATTCTGGTGCTGCAGGCGATCGACGATCCCTGGGTGCCGGCAGACGCGGCCCTGTCGCTTCAGCAACGCCGCCTGCACGGCGAAGCGCTGAACCCCAGGGTGGAGCTGTGCCTGCCTGAGTCCGGCGGGCACAACGGCTTTCACGCCCCCGGCGACAGCCCCAACGGCTGCTGGAGCGACCGGCTCACGGCCCGCTGGCTGCGGAAACGCCTCAGCCCGGGGAGGTGAGCGCCGGGGAGGTGAGCGCCGGGGGGGGGGCCAGGGGGGTGCGGCTGAGGATCCACTCCTGCACGGGCACGCCGCCGATCACGTGCTGCCGCACGATCCGCTCGATGCGCTCGGCGGAGACACCGCCGTAGATGATCCCCTCCGGCCAGATCAGCAGCACCGGACCCTCCCTGCAGACGCGCAGGCAGTCGGCCTTGTTGCGCCAGACCACCCCCTCGGGGCGGGCCGGATCCTCCAGGCCGAGCTCGCGCACCAGGCGCTTGAGGGCCTCCCAGCTGGCGGCTCCGACGGCCGGATCGGGATGGCAGAGGGCCTTGGTGGGGGTGGCGCAGAGCAGCAGGTGATGCTGCACCCGGACCCCTTCGGGCGGGAAGGCGGCCATCAGGCGTGCAGGAGGCGCGGCTCGACGCGGGCGGCCTCCTCCTGCACCTGACGACGCGCCCAGGCATCCATCTCCAGCACGGTCTCCAGGGAAGGATCGGCCGTCAGATCGGCGGTGTGCCGCTCGCAGGCCTGCTCGATCAGGCGCGGAATGTCGAGGAAGTGGATGCGCTCCTCGAGGAACAGGGCCACCGCCTGCTCATTGGCGGCGTTGAGCACCGCGGGCATCGTGCCGCCGGCCCGCCCTGCGGCGTAGGCCAGGCCCATGCAGGGATAGCGGGAGGCATCGGGGTCGCGGAAGGTGAGGCTGCCCACGGCGGTGAGATCGAGGCGACGCCAGGGGGTGTCGATCCGCTCCGGCCAGCTGAGGCAGCTGAGGATCGGCAGCTTCATGTCGGGCCAGCCCAGCTGGGCGAGCACCGAGGAATCGGCCAGCTCGACCATCGAATGAATGATCGACTGGGGATGAATGACGATCTCGATGTGGTCGTAATCGAGACCGAACAGATAGTGGGCCTCGATCACCTCCAGGCCCTTGTTCATCAGGGTGGCCGAATCCACCGT
It contains:
- a CDS encoding ferredoxin, which gives rise to MAAFPPEGVRVQHHLLLCATPTKALCHPDPAVGAASWEALKRLVRELGLEDPARPEGVVWRNKADCLRVCREGPVLLIWPEGIIYGGVSAERIERIVRQHVIGGVPVQEWILSRTPLAPPPALTSPALTSPG
- a CDS encoding NAD(P)(+) transhydrogenase (Re/Si-specific) subunit beta, whose amino-acid sequence is MNLSIDWLSGAIDLVAVLLLALGIKGLSKVRSARGANQLAAAAMALAVFGLLIDLNPSASTWLWIAAGSAAGGLAGLLTAQRVPMTAMPEVVALFNGCGGLASLLVALGVSLYDAEGADLVGLISIAVSVFVGAITFSGSIVAMAKLQGWLDTPGWTQSPLRHVVNIALAVTCLIGALLLPGDPGGLPLILLTLGSALLGIGVTLPIGGADMPVVISLLNSYSGVAAAAAGFVVGSQLLIVAGAMVGAAGLILTQVMCTAMNRSLVSVLFGGALGGTPAVGGGGSEAGYTRITSCSPEECAMALETAERVVFVPGYGLAVAQAQHALRELSKLLEANGTEVTYAIHPVAGRMPGHMNVLLAEADVPYEQLVEMDLINPEFPRTDVVIVLGANDVVNPDAKRDPNSPLYGMPVLEVDQARQVFVVKRSLGAGYAGIANALFELPQTAMVFGDAKAVLNGLLGELREMGVGKAKQKVAA
- a CDS encoding YheT family hydrolase — its product is MQQSILEELGISPFRPRAPWLDGDLQTLRDTLRAVSVPDPQQGQALQVPLEGGASLLALLDRPIEGPPHALVLLSHGLGGSSESQGTRRLAMALRLEGFAVLRLNLRGAGEGRALAPGSYAAECNRDLLPVLQMARRLAAELGMAGAPLPLAGAGISLGGAILLNAEVAARRQGESGLDALACLSSPLDLEACSRQFERRRNRLYQRWLVRRLRQQVLEDPYGIEADLRRALSSAERPRSIRAFDALVTAPRWGHASVEAYYTAASPLRWLTSDLPLPPILVLQAIDDPWVPADAALSLQQRRLHGEALNPRVELCLPESGGHNGFHAPGDSPNGCWSDRLTARWLRKRLSPGR